Within Candidatus Bathyarchaeota archaeon, the genomic segment AAGGGTCGGGGAAGATGGCTCCGTTGAGATAAGAACCCCTCCCTGGAGGGGCCTCGAGGGGTACCCAAACTCCATCCCCGTGGAGCCTGTGGCCTCCATAACCTCGGCCGGCGAGGTGAGGCTTACAGGTGAGAAACCCCTATTCAGCTCGGTCTCCTCAATAGATGGTTCTTCCCTCAGCCTATCCCTAAACTTGCCATTCGACTGGTTGAAGCTTGCCGGTAGAGTAATACTCCCAGTGAGTTGGAAGGCCCCTAAGGATGCCTACACCCTTTACCTATCGAGGGTTGAAAACGAAAGTTCGGCACGCCTTTTAGACGCCATGTCCGTGTCGGGCTTGAACTACTTCTTGGTTGATCTGAATCTTCTGGGGCCTTCAGGCCTGGTCTTCACGCTCTCAAGCTTTAAGGATATTCACCCCCCCTCAGCCTCCATAGCCTATACCGTCCCCTCCACTCCCTCAGCAGACTCCCCGATAACCGTCTACCTCCAATCCAGGGATGAGGGGTGGGGGATCCTCTCAGTCATCCTCAGGGAAGAGCTCAGGTTAGGTGATAAGGTGGAAAAGAAGGATTACCCCGCAAATAAGGAGAGAGGGGACCTATACTCCGTAAGGTTGCCAGGGTATCCACCCGGCTCCAATGTAACCCTGACCTGCATAGCCCTAGATGCAGCCCTGCTGGAGGGGAGAAGCTCACCCCTCACCATATCCCTCCCCCCTCCACCGGCACCCTCCTTCACCTTAAAGGCGCTTAACATCTCAAAAGAGGCTGTAGAGCCCAACGAGGAGATAATCATCAAGGTCACCCTAGCCAATGTCGGTAATGCTCAGGGCTCCCACAAGGTCTCCCTGAGGGTTAATGGGACGGAGCTGCAAACCCGAGATGTTGAATTACCCCCCGGCATGGAGATGCCTATCGAGTTCAAGCTTAGGCTTGAGAAGGTAGGAACCTACATCATAGATGTGGATGGCCTAACCAGATCCTTAAAGGTCTCACAGCCCCCCTCAGAGCAGCCCATCGGATTAACCGTTCAGTACATAGTTATAACGGTAGTTCTAGCCTCTATCATCGCCGCCCTAGTCTTGTATATGGGAAGGAGAAAAAGATAGGATATTTTCGATCTCCGGGTTTTGAGTAGACCATAAAGCTTTGACATTATCGTTAAATGGTTTCTTTATGTAACCCCCTATACATCCCCGTTCTCCCTAATTTTGATATCCTCGTAGGGAGCCACAACCCTCCTGTAGAACTCCTGCTTGACGCACTCCAGAACTCCCATAGCCCTGTTCAGGTGGAAGTACCTGAGAGGGTAGACCTCCTTCAATATCTTCGTGACAACGTAGTTCAGTTCTCCGTCGACCTCCTCAACTGGAAGAGCCTTCAGGATACCTATGAGTTCCTCTAGAACCTTTTCATATTTTGGCCTCCTATCCCTGCTTATATAAGGCATGATGTTTCCTCCCCTGGTAGGTTCTAGTAATCCCGATATTTAACGGGTTTTCGGGCTAGATCCACCTCGCTCCTTCCCGAGTAGGCTGGAAGGTCCCCCTAAGGAACTCGATAAGGTCCTTCTTCTCCTGGAATATCTTCGTAGAGTACCACTCGAAGAAGGGGCTGGGCTCGTATGGGTAGTAGGCGTATACGAACTTCGCTAGGCTTCTAGCCTCGACCATCTCGCACATCACCCCGGCTGAGAGCTGCTCTCTAGGGTGGTAGGCTACGACCGCGTAGCAGCTCTCGATGATCTTGTAGTCTATGTCTATTATCTGGGCCCTGATGTTCTTTATAGCCGCCTCCACCTCCCAGGAGTCGAGTTCATACTCCTTCAGCCCTTCAGCGTAACCGATGGAAACCCTTATTCTATTAGGTATGTTCATCCCCTTCTCTCTCGCCTCGTTCCTAACCCGCCTCCAGGCATCCACGATGCTCCAATCCTTTATCATGGAGGGGATGAAGACTGTGCAGTATGGCTGGATCTCGGAGGCGAACGCCTTGACCTCCTCTAGAAACTGGCTGGATTCTCCGGTTATTGGGTGGCTGAGGTAGACCTTCTTCTTATCCCCGTCGAATATGAGTTCTTTCAGGAGCCCTATGCCATGCTCTCGCGCCACTATGTAGAAC encodes:
- a CDS encoding metallophosphoesterase, coding for MRGIKTLAIIILITLTSLPIHPLKGEEQLPRFLQPRLGNPYPAQPGMSLNITLKAPSEASEWMVEAYSIVEEGGGLTLMNYSLPVDGAWLDGWSWKIQVRIPDGMRPALYWVRAIYKLAGGLNSIEEPESLWILDRWPKELTILQLTDTHIGYQAESSMRTLTGLLMAKLLNASIILVTGDVTDTATDSQAQEFRSLLLNYSLGTPKFIIPGNHDRKTEAYEKYIGDRNYAVDIGSFSIIGLDTGDEGYIGPELIEWANRTLRSLWGRTKIVIFHHPLFDGSIYGTLNFNGTLSRTWLYSSWRGVYEYASRLLEVLMENNVTIVLSGHIHTDRILQFKYLNRSIYFVTTSTTGAGRPEYNGVRLLRVGEDGSVEIRTPPWRGLEGYPNSIPVEPVASITSAGEVRLTGEKPLFSSVSSIDGSSLSLSLNLPFDWLKLAGRVILPVSWKAPKDAYTLYLSRVENESSARLLDAMSVSGLNYFLVDLNLLGPSGLVFTLSSFKDIHPPSASIAYTVPSTPSADSPITVYLQSRDEGWGILSVILREELRLGDKVEKKDYPANKERGDLYSVRLPGYPPGSNVTLTCIALDAALLEGRSSPLTISLPPPPAPSFTLKALNISKEAVEPNEEIIIKVTLANVGNAQGSHKVSLRVNGTELQTRDVELPPGMEMPIEFKLRLEKVGTYIIDVDGLTRSLKVSQPPSEQPIGLTVQYIVITVVLASIIAALVLYMGRRKR
- a CDS encoding AAA family ATPase — protein: MSERIVVICCGQPGSGRDDYLEELRRRQEFSYYHLFDYIVEEARSEGYYLSKLNVLDFYDSKPDKLEAFREAAIKRIIEETKGSGGVHIISTPYHFEWRGMSYEGLKEEEVKSLNPDIFIVVIDDLIRVRERLRRDPQWMEHQFTIGELAQWRREEIKGVYTLSKSFTPHREFYIVAREHGIGLLKELIFDGDKKKVYLSHPITGESSQFLEEVKAFASEIQPYCTVFIPSMIKDWSIVDAWRRVRNEAREKGMNIPNRIRVSIGYAEGLKEYELDSWEVEAAIKNIRAQIIDIDYKIIESCYAVVAYHPREQLSAGVMCEMVEARSLAKFVYAYYPYEPSPFFEWYSTKIFQEKKDLIEFLRGTFQPTREGARWI